One Nitrosopumilus piranensis genomic region harbors:
- a CDS encoding dual specificity protein phosphatase 23 produces the protein MSKPGNLWRKVHGKITKKPTNFSWLIEEKLAGSGMPTSFDEFDWIVNQGVKSIVTMTENALPQNWIQNIDYLHVPTPDFTAPDMEKIDSVVDFIHEQITNDQSVMVHCAAGMGRAGTILACYFVKYKKFSAKEAIQKIRTERPGSIQSEVQELAIGFYEKHVKN, from the coding sequence ATGAGTAAACCTGGTAATCTTTGGAGGAAAGTTCATGGAAAAATTACAAAAAAACCTACAAACTTTTCATGGTTGATTGAAGAAAAATTAGCAGGTTCAGGCATGCCTACAAGTTTTGATGAATTTGATTGGATTGTAAATCAAGGTGTAAAATCAATTGTAACAATGACTGAAAATGCTCTCCCACAAAACTGGATACAAAACATAGATTATCTTCATGTGCCAACTCCTGATTTTACAGCTCCTGATATGGAAAAAATAGATTCTGTAGTTGATTTTATTCATGAACAAATTACAAATGATCAATCAGTTATGGTTCATTGTGCAGCTGGAATGGGAAGAGCAGGAACTATACTTGCATGTTATTTTGTCAAATACAAAAAATTCTCAGCCAAAGAAGCTATTCAAAAAATTCGTACAGAAAGACCCGGTTCTATTCAATCTGAAGTACAAGAATTAGCTATTGGTTTTTATGAAAAACATGTAAAAAATTAG
- a CDS encoding Lrp/AsnC ligand binding domain-containing protein, which yields MTTAYVLLNSDLGSDESIINEVKQILTEEDVTYEVQGVYGVYDIVLKLSSDDAEKLRSIITNRVRKITKVQSTLTMMVIEEQENL from the coding sequence GTGACCACTGCGTACGTTCTACTAAATTCTGATTTAGGATCAGATGAATCAATCATCAATGAAGTAAAGCAAATTCTTACAGAAGAAGATGTGACTTATGAAGTTCAGGGGGTATACGGGGTATACGACATCGTCTTAAAATTATCCTCAGATGATGCTGAAAAACTGCGTTCAATTATTACCAATAGGGTTAGAAAAATTACAAAAGTTCAATCTACATTAACTATGATGGTTATAGAAGAACAAGAGAATCTATAG
- a CDS encoding cyclase family protein gives MKPIDLTLTISKSIPSFPGSPKPQFIFWSSLKEDGYNLELLFLSSHTGTHLDAPFHFVKNGIKIDQIPLYRLMSKAILIRLKKPKNSPITKSEILQSEKKNGKIPDKSSVFFFTGWQKNLKKNNYFTENPGLESSAAKYLAQKKINLVGIDSPSIDLGQDESFSVHHILSKNNILIVENLANLNKISSNEFNFTILPLKLKDATGSPVRAIAF, from the coding sequence GTGAAACCTATAGATCTCACACTTACAATATCAAAATCTATTCCAAGTTTTCCTGGTTCCCCAAAACCACAGTTCATTTTTTGGTCTAGTCTAAAAGAAGATGGGTATAATCTTGAGCTTTTATTCCTTAGCTCCCATACTGGAACCCATCTTGATGCACCATTTCATTTTGTTAAAAATGGCATCAAAATCGACCAAATTCCCCTTTATAGATTAATGAGCAAAGCTATACTGATCAGACTAAAAAAACCAAAAAATTCTCCTATCACAAAATCTGAAATTCTCCAATCTGAGAAAAAAAATGGAAAGATCCCTGACAAATCATCTGTTTTCTTTTTTACTGGTTGGCAGAAAAATCTCAAAAAAAATAACTACTTTACAGAAAATCCTGGATTAGAATCGTCAGCTGCTAAATATCTTGCACAAAAAAAAATAAACCTTGTTGGAATTGATTCGCCTAGTATAGATCTTGGACAAGATGAATCATTTAGTGTTCATCATATCTTATCTAAAAATAATATATTGATAGTAGAAAACTTGGCAAACTTGAATAAAATTTCATCAAATGAATTTAACTTTACAATTCTTCCGCTGAAACTAAAAGATGCAACAGGCTCACCTGTAAGGGCAATAGCATTTTAA
- a CDS encoding DUF7482 domain-containing protein: MRKLIAILIIVIFATSIVSISSISDQFVDAGSRKKIHFTQTFSSTQDPGQGHENHQLSLILSPNEGTIYDGSMTFTSSEPVQIVVLHEINPNDAKGQPTWSIDGDTVYGLSLIDLQEKSGSFEFTGAALGLHSSNSKPFTSTVSVDGWIRGQPTEVIMQKIQLEKEDPKSLLSRANVPATIPMHKGIYGGEKVLYIITDGSDEEYAKNLSEKQKWNVELAPALADVPEDTLQKIFIFKNGVKGDGFYGFQDEVFSSTPQQESEYSALSSVIEVTWKTGQKEIVFKSADAVIAAKEGGRIEFKETGIVLNTPQIIWPDGQMQVRSDKEITDDMEYGGGQITEINEDEMTVTFVAHRGWGPDGRTIYYIVTDATPSGPAKMMGVVSSPTSANLIAHSGAVDLFQFKNGIKGSGPLGFQAGIASAALGDENYSPMWRIYLIEWNDSGDAKILETKSDIDSFRGDDLITVSIARPTNSDHIVNCPFIDPFQ; this comes from the coding sequence TTGAGAAAACTAATTGCTATATTGATTATTGTAATTTTTGCAACAAGTATTGTTTCTATTTCTTCAATATCTGATCAGTTTGTTGATGCAGGCTCTAGAAAAAAAATTCATTTTACACAAACCTTCTCTTCAACTCAAGATCCTGGTCAGGGGCATGAAAATCACCAATTATCCTTAATTTTGTCACCTAATGAGGGAACAATCTATGATGGCTCTATGACATTTACCTCTAGTGAGCCTGTACAAATTGTTGTTTTACATGAAATTAATCCAAATGATGCAAAAGGTCAACCTACATGGAGCATTGATGGAGATACTGTTTATGGATTATCTTTAATAGACTTGCAAGAAAAATCTGGCTCTTTTGAATTTACAGGTGCAGCACTTGGATTACACTCATCAAACTCAAAACCATTTACATCAACTGTAAGTGTTGATGGGTGGATTAGAGGCCAGCCAACTGAAGTTATTATGCAAAAAATTCAACTAGAAAAAGAAGATCCTAAATCATTACTCTCAAGAGCAAATGTGCCAGCCACAATTCCAATGCATAAAGGAATCTATGGTGGAGAGAAGGTCTTGTATATCATTACAGATGGTAGTGATGAAGAATATGCAAAAAATCTATCAGAGAAACAAAAATGGAATGTAGAACTTGCACCTGCATTAGCTGATGTTCCAGAAGATACTCTTCAAAAAATATTCATTTTTAAAAATGGAGTTAAAGGAGATGGATTTTATGGATTCCAAGACGAAGTATTCTCTAGTACTCCTCAACAGGAATCAGAGTATAGTGCATTATCATCTGTGATTGAAGTAACTTGGAAAACAGGTCAAAAAGAAATTGTCTTTAAGTCTGCAGATGCTGTAATTGCAGCTAAGGAAGGTGGAAGAATTGAATTCAAGGAAACAGGAATTGTTCTTAATACTCCGCAAATTATTTGGCCTGATGGGCAGATGCAAGTTCGCTCTGACAAGGAAATCACTGATGATATGGAATATGGGGGAGGACAAATTACTGAAATTAATGAAGATGAGATGACTGTAACATTTGTTGCACATAGAGGATGGGGTCCTGATGGAAGAACAATCTATTACATTGTAACTGATGCGACTCCTTCTGGTCCTGCTAAGATGATGGGAGTTGTTTCATCACCAACTTCTGCAAATCTAATTGCACATTCTGGAGCAGTTGATCTTTTTCAATTCAAAAATGGAATTAAAGGGTCAGGACCGCTGGGATTTCAAGCTGGGATTGCCAGCGCTGCATTAGGTGATGAAAATTATAGCCCAATGTGGAGAATTTATCTAATTGAATGGAATGATTCTGGGGATGCAAAAATTCTTGAAACAAAATCTGATATTGATTCGTTTCGAGGAGATGATTTGATTACTGTTAGTATAGCCCGACCAACAAACAGTGATCATATAGTTAATTGTCCATTCATTGATCCCTTCCAATAA
- a CDS encoding ATP-binding protein, with product MPVGIIPDISEQMCIGCALCVEICTTLGPDVLRVKPVEGWKRGKAFVFYPERCISDGACIGVCPTKAIFWMRPMDFTVGQPVPLHKDSVFVKGWTELID from the coding sequence ATGCCAGTAGGAATTATTCCAGACATAAGCGAACAAATGTGTATCGGATGCGCACTATGTGTAGAAATCTGTACAACACTTGGTCCAGATGTCCTTAGAGTAAAACCAGTTGAAGGCTGGAAGAGAGGTAAAGCATTTGTCTTCTACCCAGAAAGATGTATTTCTGATGGTGCATGCATCGGTGTATGCCCAACAAAAGCAATCTTTTGGATGAGACCAATGGACTTTACTGTTGGACAACCAGTTCCACTCCACAAAGATTCAGTCTTCGTCAAAGGTTGGACCGAATTAATCGATTAG
- a CDS encoding cupredoxin domain-containing protein — MKFLILLSILAILGSTSSAYAEEYIIDIPFGAYNPELNTPAEVWYDPPLINVIVGDTITWYNDDREAHTVTSGDGPGRFGWMDNRDLGKPDGIFDSGRFLPGESWSYQFEESGNFSYFCTIHPWMDGMIIVEEKIPDYPHDATGKEIKFPLLQYTPDGAIEVNLAWDPPVIKTHEKIQFVYQFYDPQTNSNLAEMKYNFVIFQNGHEIFRDEGLSQIGGDYRNFVFTDPGSIIVRIEGIQTPSLLAEESVTVFGDVQSKEQRSVDFTAAVYANPEKTSHETYHIKPAQRLTTYYELMIFIILVPAVMFIVALFWLKKKPDVSKTKSGAVKV; from the coding sequence ATGAAATTTCTAATACTGCTTTCAATTCTTGCTATTTTAGGCTCAACATCTTCTGCTTATGCTGAGGAATACATTATTGATATTCCCTTTGGAGCATACAATCCTGAACTAAATACACCGGCAGAAGTTTGGTATGATCCACCATTAATCAATGTGATAGTTGGAGATACTATAACCTGGTATAATGATGATAGAGAAGCCCATACTGTAACTAGTGGTGATGGACCAGGAAGATTTGGTTGGATGGATAATAGAGATCTTGGAAAACCTGATGGGATATTTGATAGTGGTAGATTTCTTCCAGGAGAATCTTGGTCATATCAATTTGAAGAATCAGGAAACTTTTCATATTTTTGTACAATTCATCCGTGGATGGATGGAATGATAATTGTTGAAGAAAAAATTCCTGATTACCCTCATGATGCAACAGGAAAAGAAATCAAATTTCCTCTCTTACAATATACTCCAGATGGAGCTATTGAAGTTAATCTGGCATGGGATCCTCCAGTAATTAAAACACATGAAAAAATTCAATTTGTATACCAATTCTATGATCCTCAAACAAACTCTAATCTTGCAGAGATGAAGTATAATTTTGTGATTTTCCAAAATGGACACGAAATTTTTCGAGATGAAGGGCTAAGTCAGATAGGTGGAGATTACAGAAATTTTGTTTTTACCGATCCTGGTTCAATTATTGTTAGAATTGAAGGTATTCAAACCCCTTCACTTTTAGCTGAAGAAAGCGTAACTGTATTTGGTGATGTACAAAGTAAAGAACAAAGATCAGTAGATTTTACTGCTGCAGTTTATGCTAATCCTGAAAAAACATCTCATGAAACATATCATATCAAACCTGCACAAAGATTGACCACATATTATGAATTGATGATTTTCATTATACTTGTTCCAGCTGTAATGTTTATTGTTGCACTATTTTGGTTAAAGAAGAAACCAGATGTGTCAAAAACCAAGTCTGGTGCTGTTAAAGTCTAA
- a CDS encoding transcription factor S, whose amino-acid sequence MKFCPKCEVKLKKGTSGLQCSKCGYTEGQEEKQTKKIIENQEHEEAILAFEGNEGEESHPTIKIECEKCGHDEAVWWMLQTRSADEPTTQFYRCIKCKNTWRNYA is encoded by the coding sequence TTGAAGTTTTGCCCCAAATGTGAGGTCAAATTAAAAAAAGGTACTTCCGGCCTTCAATGCTCAAAATGTGGTTACACAGAAGGACAAGAAGAAAAACAGACCAAAAAAATTATTGAAAACCAGGAACATGAAGAAGCTATTTTAGCTTTTGAAGGAAATGAAGGAGAAGAATCTCATCCAACAATTAAAATTGAATGCGAAAAATGTGGACATGATGAAGCAGTTTGGTGGATGCTTCAGACAAGAAGTGCAGATGAACCAACAACACAATTCTATCGTTGTATAAAATGTAAGAATACTTGGCGTAATTACGCATAA
- a CDS encoding aspartate kinase: MRLVIKYGGTSISSAKDIRAVANHINTLSKKNEIVVVCSATSGTTDDLIDISESIKKENKSKAEQLASKITNRHKQLAKQTIKKSDLRKKLLKNFDEDFTELMALIDGMVLLGEVTPRTMDYLFSFGERLSIKLVSMTISDSGKKSVPLTGKEVGIVTDSNFGESKPLIDTTRLRVSKTVDNLFAKKIVPVVGGFVGADQHGHITTFGRGGSDYSATIIGTCIKADEIWLMSDVDGLMTADPKIVKNAKLLKEVSYIEAIEMALFGAKQIHPRTFEPLLSKKIPMKIRSSFNLKNEGTLVTASPSSSVKNTVKCVSNVRNNGLIDIRGGSMVGTPGTAAKIFATLAKAGINVMMISQNPSESSITIVVKNADLDKAVSSLEMELLGKIIKKLEVTTNVAIIALIGSGMRGTVGVASKVFGAIEKNKVNVSMITQGSSELNLAFVVKNSDTNAAVRALHNAFALNKVN; the protein is encoded by the coding sequence TTGAGACTTGTAATAAAATATGGTGGAACATCCATTTCATCTGCAAAAGATATCAGGGCAGTAGCTAATCATATAAACACTTTATCAAAGAAAAATGAGATTGTAGTTGTGTGTTCTGCAACAAGTGGAACAACAGATGATCTAATAGACATATCAGAATCAATAAAAAAAGAAAATAAATCAAAAGCTGAACAACTTGCATCAAAAATAACTAATCGTCACAAACAACTAGCAAAACAGACAATTAAAAAATCTGATTTACGAAAGAAATTATTAAAAAATTTTGATGAGGATTTTACAGAACTAATGGCATTAATTGATGGTATGGTGTTACTAGGAGAAGTAACACCTAGAACAATGGATTATCTTTTCTCATTTGGAGAAAGATTGTCCATAAAATTAGTTTCAATGACAATTAGTGATTCAGGTAAGAAATCAGTACCTCTGACTGGAAAAGAAGTGGGAATTGTTACTGATTCTAACTTTGGTGAGTCTAAACCCCTAATTGATACAACTAGATTAAGAGTCTCAAAAACAGTTGATAATCTATTTGCCAAAAAAATAGTACCTGTAGTTGGAGGTTTTGTTGGAGCAGATCAACATGGACACATTACTACTTTTGGAAGGGGCGGTTCTGATTATTCTGCAACCATTATTGGCACTTGCATAAAGGCAGATGAAATTTGGTTAATGAGTGATGTAGATGGTCTAATGACTGCAGATCCAAAAATAGTCAAGAATGCAAAATTACTCAAAGAGGTTTCCTATATTGAAGCAATCGAGATGGCATTATTTGGTGCAAAGCAGATACATCCACGCACATTTGAGCCTCTATTATCAAAGAAAATTCCAATGAAGATCAGAAGCTCATTTAATTTAAAAAATGAAGGAACTCTAGTAACAGCTTCCCCCTCATCATCTGTAAAAAACACTGTAAAGTGTGTTAGTAATGTTAGAAACAATGGGTTAATCGATATTCGAGGTGGAAGTATGGTTGGAACACCTGGCACTGCTGCAAAAATTTTTGCGACATTAGCAAAAGCTGGAATTAATGTTATGATGATATCTCAAAATCCTTCTGAGTCTAGTATAACCATTGTGGTAAAGAATGCAGATCTTGATAAAGCTGTGAGCTCACTAGAAATGGAACTTTTGGGAAAAATTATTAAAAAATTAGAAGTGACAACAAATGTAGCAATAATTGCATTAATTGGTTCAGGAATGCGTGGAACTGTAGGAGTCGCCTCTAAAGTTTTTGGTGCAATTGAGAAAAACAAAGTAAACGTATCAATGATTACTCAAGGTTCATCTGAACTAAATCTTGCATTTGTTGTTAAAAATTCTGATACAAATGCAGCTGTTCGTGCATTACATAATGCATTTGCATTAAACAAAGTCAATTAA
- the cobJ gene encoding precorrin-3B C(17)-methyltransferase: MTGKLYIVGVGPGHHDHMTFRAKEVIGESDTIVGYETYVNLVSDLIEEKTVHRYAMTQEVERAHQCIDLAKSGKIVSLVSSGDPGIYGMAGLIYETLAESGWDPKDGLEVEIVPGVSALNSCASIVGSPLMTDFAVVSMSDLLVPWEIIEKRVESAAKGDFVIVIYNPASKKRIHQLQDTRKILLQYRKPTTPVAIIKGAFRESETIVMTDLENLPNHSDKLGMISTVIIGNSSTYSYKDLMINPRGYKSKYNLEEQTNPDLKVQ, translated from the coding sequence TTGACTGGAAAACTGTACATTGTAGGTGTTGGTCCTGGACACCATGATCATATGACCTTTAGAGCAAAGGAAGTGATTGGTGAGAGTGATACCATTGTTGGTTATGAAACATATGTGAATCTAGTTTCAGATCTTATTGAAGAAAAAACAGTTCATCGTTATGCAATGACACAAGAAGTTGAAAGGGCTCATCAATGCATTGATCTTGCAAAATCAGGAAAAATTGTATCCCTTGTCTCAAGTGGCGATCCAGGAATTTACGGAATGGCCGGATTAATTTATGAAACTCTTGCTGAAAGCGGTTGGGATCCTAAAGATGGACTTGAGGTAGAAATAGTTCCAGGCGTATCTGCACTTAATTCTTGTGCATCTATTGTTGGTTCACCACTTATGACAGATTTTGCAGTTGTTAGTATGAGTGATCTACTGGTCCCATGGGAAATTATTGAAAAGAGAGTAGAGTCTGCAGCTAAAGGTGATTTTGTTATTGTAATTTACAATCCTGCTAGCAAGAAGAGAATCCATCAGTTACAAGACACTAGAAAGATTCTCTTGCAATACAGAAAACCTACAACACCTGTTGCAATTATCAAGGGCGCATTTAGAGAATCTGAAACAATAGTTATGACTGATTTAGAAAATCTGCCAAATCATTCAGACAAACTAGGAATGATCAGTACTGTAATTATTGGAAATTCATCTACATACTCTTACAAGGATTTAATGATAAATCCAAGAGGATACAAATCAAAATACAATCTAGAAGAACAAACTAATCCTGATCTTAAGGTTCAGTAA
- a CDS encoding RpoL/Rpb11 RNA polymerase subunit family protein, producing MNAQVISSEAKEINLSITETDIGILYLIQHELLKESNIDFAGVIVKHPLTNECWMRINSSSKPLGEIKKATDSAIKMADEFKQLFNSKLKVN from the coding sequence ATGAACGCACAAGTGATCAGTTCAGAAGCCAAAGAAATCAACCTTTCAATCACTGAAACCGATATAGGAATTTTATATCTAATTCAACATGAGCTTCTAAAAGAATCAAATATTGATTTTGCAGGTGTCATTGTAAAACATCCACTTACTAACGAATGTTGGATGAGAATTAATTCTAGTTCAAAACCACTAGGTGAAATAAAGAAAGCTACAGATTCAGCAATAAAAATGGCAGATGAGTTCAAGCAATTATTTAATTCAAAACTTAAGGTAAATTAG
- a CDS encoding aminotransferase class V-fold PLP-dependent enzyme — MNLVSKDISDDFPNSGKIYLNNASVSLMPAQSIEAMREFLISYNSIGPDSKESEPFVTEKLRNMRKIIAKIISCQPDEVVLTQSTTDGINIVANGLSFDEKSNIIIRGMTHEHHSNFYPWLKLKEKISIKNLPIDKDGLFKLEDLESFVDDHTKLVALSHALYNTGSILPMDKIIKILDDKVPLFVDSAQTVGCIDVDVSKMNCNFMSFNGSKWLCGPMGTGLFYCNRKSSDLLEPKTIGGESAIIYDDTNLAFKELPDKFQTGFRNYVGIVGLESSVNYLLNFGLENIRKKNQYLSNLLREELSKLPKIILYGPEDPDSRTSIVSFNINGIDSEELVDRLEKQNIILAVREIMEQKIVRASPHFFNTESEILSVIDAIKNL; from the coding sequence ATGAATTTAGTCTCAAAAGATATTTCAGATGATTTTCCAAATTCAGGTAAAATCTACCTAAACAATGCATCTGTTTCTTTAATGCCTGCTCAAAGTATTGAAGCAATGAGAGAATTTCTAATTTCATACAATTCCATAGGTCCTGATTCAAAGGAATCAGAACCATTTGTTACTGAAAAACTAAGGAATATGAGAAAAATAATAGCAAAAATTATTTCATGCCAACCTGATGAAGTTGTTTTAACTCAGAGCACAACTGATGGAATCAACATTGTTGCAAATGGCCTTTCATTTGATGAAAAATCAAATATAATTATTCGAGGAATGACACATGAACACCATTCAAATTTCTATCCATGGCTAAAATTAAAAGAAAAAATTTCTATAAAAAATCTCCCTATTGACAAAGATGGTCTTTTCAAACTTGAAGATTTGGAATCATTTGTTGATGATCATACAAAATTGGTTGCGCTAAGTCATGCATTATACAATACTGGTTCAATTTTACCAATGGACAAAATAATAAAAATTCTAGATGATAAAGTACCTCTTTTTGTTGATAGCGCACAAACTGTAGGGTGCATTGATGTTGATGTTTCTAAAATGAATTGCAATTTCATGTCTTTCAATGGTTCAAAATGGTTATGTGGTCCTATGGGTACTGGCTTGTTTTATTGTAATAGAAAATCAAGTGATCTACTAGAACCAAAAACTATAGGTGGAGAATCTGCAATTATCTATGATGATACAAATCTTGCATTCAAAGAACTTCCTGATAAATTCCAAACTGGATTTAGAAATTATGTTGGAATTGTTGGATTAGAATCATCTGTAAATTACTTGCTAAACTTTGGACTAGAAAATATTCGTAAAAAAAATCAATACCTGTCAAATCTTCTTAGAGAAGAACTATCTAAACTACCAAAAATTATTTTATATGGTCCTGAAGATCCTGATTCTAGAACCAGTATTGTATCTTTTAACATCAATGGAATTGATTCAGAAGAACTAGTTGATAGACTTGAAAAACAAAACATAATCTTGGCTGTAAGAGAAATCATGGAACAAAAGATTGTACGAGCATCACCCCATTTCTTTAACACTGAATCGGAAATTCTATCAGTAATTGATGCGATAAAGAATCTATAG
- the pcn gene encoding proliferating cell nuclear antigen (pcna), giving the protein MTFGAKTNGSDDLKAIISAISTLVEEATFVATAEGISFRGMDPSHVALIDISWPNSAFEKYECDSDIKFGVRIDEFSKLIKRADKKDSIEISISEQNMLLVTVGKNKKYKMRLIESSATDTPLPKIPYDSKIMLSSSKFDKILGDVQVVSDYLTIHTSDSKGDFSGKGDSGEVVIDLDKDDEDIEEISSKEDSVGTYSLEYLNPVVKAVGNTAGVITCEFSSAKPLRIEFKVANIGRIHFYLAPRVES; this is encoded by the coding sequence TTGACTTTTGGAGCAAAAACAAATGGTTCTGATGATCTCAAGGCAATCATTTCTGCAATTTCAACACTTGTTGAAGAAGCAACATTTGTTGCAACAGCTGAAGGAATTTCTTTTAGAGGAATGGATCCATCTCATGTTGCTTTAATAGATATTTCATGGCCAAATTCTGCATTTGAAAAATATGAGTGTGATAGTGACATAAAATTTGGAGTAAGAATAGATGAATTCTCAAAACTTATCAAAAGAGCAGACAAAAAAGATAGTATAGAAATTAGTATTTCTGAGCAAAACATGTTACTTGTTACTGTTGGAAAAAATAAAAAATACAAAATGCGACTAATTGAAAGCTCTGCAACAGATACACCACTTCCAAAAATTCCTTATGATTCTAAAATCATGTTATCTTCATCAAAGTTTGATAAGATTTTAGGTGATGTTCAAGTTGTATCTGATTATTTGACAATACACACATCTGACTCTAAAGGAGATTTTTCAGGAAAAGGAGACTCTGGCGAAGTTGTTATTGATTTGGATAAAGACGATGAAGATATTGAAGAGATTTCTTCTAAAGAAGATAGTGTTGGAACATACAGTCTAGAATATCTAAATCCTGTAGTCAAAGCAGTAGGAAATACTGCAGGCGTTATTACATGTGAGTTTTCAAGCGCAAAACCCCTTAGAATTGAATTCAAAGTAGCCAATATCGGTAGAATTCACTTTTACTTAGCTCCACGTGTGGAAAGTTAA